The genomic stretch ACAGCTAAGGCTTTGCGCCGTTGACACGGACGTGGGGGCAGGCAGAGAATGCGGGCGCGCCGCTCGGGCCGGGCGGCCACGGAGGAACCGACGCATGCCCGAAAGCACGCGGCCTGCCGAACGCATCGCGGAGGTGGCACTGAACGTGCCGCTGCGAAGGACGTTCGACTACCTGATCCCCGATGCCCTGCGCGGCCGTGTGCAGCCGGGCGTACGGGTGGAGGTGCCGTTCGGGAACCGGCGCCGTGAGCTGGCCTTCTGCGTGGCCCTAAAGGAGTCGGCCGAGGTGCCGGAGTCGGACCTCAAGGCGGTGGTGCGGCTGATCGATCCGGAGCCGACGGTCACGCCGGGCATGATGGGGCTGGCGCGCTGGGCGGCCCGCTACTACCACTGCTCGCTGGGCGAGGCGCTGTGTGCGGCCGTGCCGCCCGGCGTGCGGCAGGGGCGCAAGGGGCGCAAGGTGCGGATGGTTGCGCTGTGCGGCACGGCTCGGGAGGCCGAGGCCACGGCGCACGAGGTCTTCGATCGGAGCCCGGCCCAGAGCAAGCTGCTGCGGGCGCTGGCCGGGATGGGCGGTGCGGCGTCGGCGGCCGAGCTGAAGCGGGTGACGGGCACCTCTCAGGCATCCCTGAACGCACTGCGCAAGAAGGGGCTTGTGCAGTTCGAGATGCGGCACGTCGAGCCGGAGGATCCCCTGACGCACGTGCACGCCGCGCGGCAGGAGCCGCCGGACCTGACGCATGAACAGAGGAAGGCCTACGAGCTGATCACCGGCCGGATGGACCGCGGCCGCTTCGACGTGGTGCTGCTGCACGGGGTGACCTCCAGCGGCAAGACGGAGGTCTACCTGCAGTGCATCGACCACCTGGTGCGCCGGGGCAAGCAGGCGATCGTCCTGGTGCCGGAGATCAGCCTGACGCCGCAGACGATCCGGCACTTCGGCAGCCGGTTCGCGCGCATGGCCGTCCTGCACAGCCGGCTGACCGAGGCCGAACGGCGCCGTCAGTGGCAGACCATCCGCACGGGCGGGGCCGACGTGGTGATCGGCGCCCGTTCGGCCGTGTTCGCACCGGTGCCGAGCCTGGGTCTGCTGGTGGTGGACGAGGAGCACGAGACCAGCTTCAAACAGGACAACGTGCCCCGCTACCACGCGCGCGACGTGGGCATCATGCGGGCGCGGGCGGAGGGGGCGCTGGTGCTGCTCGGTTCGGCCACGCCGTCGCTGGAGACCCACCACAACTGCGTGACGGGCAAGTACACGCGCGCCGTCCTGTCCGGCCGGATCGGCGGCCACCCCCTGCCGCCGGTGGAGATCGTTGACATGCGGGGCGAATGGGCCGGTCGGGGCCGGCTGCGCGTCATCAGCCGACGGCTGGAGTACCTGATGCGGGAGACCCTGGAGCGCGGCCAGCAGGTGATCCTGTTCATGAACCGCCGCGGCTACGCGCCGTTCATCCACTGTCCCCGCTGCGGATTCGTCGTCAAGTGCCGGCGCTGCGACATCACCATGGACTACCACCGCGACATCGACGCGGTGACGTGCCACTACTGCGGGCTCCAGCAGCGCCCGCCGTCCGAGTGCCCGGAGTGCGCCCTGGAGGGAATCCGGTTCAGCGGCACGGGCACCCAGCGCATCGAGGAGACCGTGCGGGCGATGTTCCCGGGCGAGACCGTCGAGCGCATGGACAGTGACACGACGCAGGCCCGACGCGCACACGAGCAGAAGCTGGAGGCGTTCCGGACCGGACGGACGCACGTGCTGATCGGCACGCAGATGATCGCCAAGGGCCTGGATTTCCCGAACGTGACGACCGTGGGTGTGGTCAACGCCGACGTGGGGCTGCACCTGCCCGACTTCCGCTCGCGGGAGCGCACGTTCCAGTTGCTTGCGCAGGTGGCGGGCCGCACGGGCCGGGGCCCGGCGGGCGGGCGCGTGGTCGTGCAGACCTTCATGCCGGAGGATCCGAGCATCCGCGCGGCGGCCCGGCACGACTATGAGACGTTCGCCGGCGG from Candidatus Brocadiaceae bacterium encodes the following:
- the priA gene encoding primosomal protein N', with the protein product MPESTRPAERIAEVALNVPLRRTFDYLIPDALRGRVQPGVRVEVPFGNRRRELAFCVALKESAEVPESDLKAVVRLIDPEPTVTPGMMGLARWAARYYHCSLGEALCAAVPPGVRQGRKGRKVRMVALCGTAREAEATAHEVFDRSPAQSKLLRALAGMGGAASAAELKRVTGTSQASLNALRKKGLVQFEMRHVEPEDPLTHVHAARQEPPDLTHEQRKAYELITGRMDRGRFDVVLLHGVTSSGKTEVYLQCIDHLVRRGKQAIVLVPEISLTPQTIRHFGSRFARMAVLHSRLTEAERRRQWQTIRTGGADVVIGARSAVFAPVPSLGLLVVDEEHETSFKQDNVPRYHARDVGIMRARAEGALVLLGSATPSLETHHNCVTGKYTRAVLSGRIGGHPLPPVEIVDMRGEWAGRGRLRVISRRLEYLMRETLERGQQVILFMNRRGYAPFIHCPRCGFVVKCRRCDITMDYHRDIDAVTCHYCGLQQRPPSECPECALEGIRFSGTGTQRIEETVRAMFPGETVERMDSDTTQARRAHEQKLEAFRTGRTHVLIGTQMIAKGLDFPNVTTVGVVNADVGLHLPDFRSRERTFQLLAQVAGRTGRGPAGGRVVVQTFMPEDPSIRAAARHDYETFAGGELPHRRQLGYPPFGRMVRILCRAREADRVEAYAADLGAALRRLCADLGGRSHVLGPAAAPVARIRGRHRRHLLLKCPDARSVEELLTEAAAVLKGPSGVKVLVDVDPVSML